The following nucleotide sequence is from Lacinutrix sp. Hel_I_90.
AAATTTAAATAGGATGCTTAATGAAGTTGCTGATGCAGATATTTACATAACACAAGGTTTTATTTGTTTAGATACTGAAGAGCGTATTTCTAATTTACAGCGTGGCGGAAGCGATTATACAGCAACTATTATTGGGGCAGCAATAGGTGCTCAGGAGGTTCAAATTTGGACCGATATTGACGGCTTTCATAACAACGATCCGCGTTTTGTAGAAAAAACAAAAGCGATTTCAAACCTCTCTTTTGATGAGGCCGCAGAGTTGGCTTATTTTGGAGCTAAAGTGCTGCATCCGCAAACGGTTATGCCCGTTCGGGAGTTAAACATACCAGTGCGCTTAAAAAACACGCTGTCACCAGATTCATTTGGCACCTTAATTACAAATCAAATTCATGGAGAAGGCATCAAAGCGATTGCAGCGAAAGACGGTATTACGGCGATTAAAATTAAATCGGCAAGAATGCTACAAGCCTATGGCTTCTTAAAAAAAGTATTTGAAATTTTTGAAACCTACCAAACGTCCATAGACATGGTAACCACTTCGGAAATAGCGGTATCGTTAACCATTGATAATGACACGCATTTAGAGGCGATAGTAGAAGCACTTAAAAAAGTAGCTCATGTAGAAGTCGATGATTTTATGAGTATTGTCTGCCTAGTTGGAAACAATATTATTTACCATCAAGATACACCACAATTGTTTCAAATATTACAAGACGTTAATGTACGAATGATTGCCTACGGTGGTAGCAATAACAATATTTCGTTACTTGTTAACACTAGTGATAAACAGGAAACGTTGCGAAAGTTACAGCGTTATGTTTTTGAGAATAGTGATCGTTTAGTGTTTAGCTAATATTAAAAAAGCGAGCTTTTCAGCTCGCTTTTTTAATATTTTTTTTAAGAGTTCATTATATCCTCTATTTCTTCAACCTCAATTGGAATATTACGCATCAAGTTAAATGGTTCTCCGTTTTTTTGTATGACCAAATCGTCTTCCAAACGAATACCAAAACCTTCTTCAGGAATATAAATGCCTGGTTCTACTGTAAAGACCATGTCTTCTTTCATTGGCTCTGTTAAAATGCCATAATCGTGTGTGTCTAATCCAATGTGGTGTGAGGTACCATGCATAAAGTATTTTTTGTAGGCCGGCCAATCTGGATTTTCGTTTTTAACATCGGCTTTGTCTAGTAACCCTAAATCGAGTAATTCTTTAGTCATTAATTTGCCAACTTCAACGTGGTATTCAGCCCAAAGCGTTCCTGGTACCAATAGTTTTGTCGCATCATTTTTTACACGATTAACGGCATTATATACTTGCTTTTGTCGGTCTGTAAATTTTCCAGAAACAGGAATGGTACGTGACATATCGCTAGAATAGTTGGCATATTCAGCACCAACATCTAGTAAAATTAAATCGCCAGCTTTACACTGTTGGTTATTCTCAATGTAATGCAACACATTCGCGTTATTACCTGAAGCAACAATTGGAGTGTAAGCGAATTTTTTAGAACGGTTTCTTAAGAATTCGTGCATAAATTCTGCTTCAATCTCAAATTCCCAAACGCCAGGTTTTACAAAACCTAAAACACGCCTAAAGCCTTTCTCTGTAATGTCGCAAGCCTGTTGCATTAAATCAATTTCGATTTGATCTTTTACAGAGCGTAAACGTTGTAAAATAGGATTACTTTTAGCGACACGATGTGCAGGATATTTATTTTTTAGCCACTTCGTAAAGCGATCTTCTCTGGTTTCTGTTTCTACATTGGCGCGATAATGTTCATTGGTATTTATATACACCGTTTCGGCTTGCGTCATGATCTCGAACATGATTTTTTCCATCTCTTTTAGCCAATAGACGGTTTTAATACCACTGGTTTCGAAGGCGGCGTCTTTGGTTAGTTTTTCACCTTCCCAAACCGCAATATGATCGTTAGTTTCACTTAAAAACAGAATTTCACGATGCTTTTCATTTGGACAGTCTGGAAACAGTACCAGAATGCTTTCCTCTTGATCCACCCCGCTTAAATAAAAAATATCTCTACTTTGCTCAAAGGGCATTGTGCTATCGGCTCCTATTGGGTAGATGTCGTTCGAGTTAAACACCGCTAAACTTTTAGCTTGCATTTGTGCAGCAAAATTTTTACGGTTTTTTATAAAGAGTTTCGAATCAATTTTATGGTATTTCATTGGATAAGATTTTTATTCATTCTCACGAAAGTGGGAATCTATTTAAACTGTGTTTTATTAATTTGATTTCCGAAAGTAAAAAAGCAGAAACCCCATTATTTAAAGTATTATTTGATTTTTGTAAAAATAACAATATTTATACCGCTAAAAGAAATTCTAGCTAACATTTGTTAATCTCTTTTGTTGATTTTGGTAGAATTCTTACCTTACACGTTTAATCCATATTCTATGACATTCAGATTTCTTTTCCTGTTACTTTTTGCTTTTATTTTTAAAACAGAAGCCCAACAATTGGCTACAACGGCTGATGATTTGCAACAAGCACTCCAGCAGAAAACAAACAATCAAAAGCATTCGCTAGTAAAGAACATTCCTTTTGAAAATATTGGGCCAACGGTTATGAGTGGTCGTGTGGTAGATTTGGCAGTAAACCCAGAAGATCCAACAGAGTTTTATGTGGGTTACGCTTCTGGAGGCGTGTGGTATACTGAAAATAATGGCACTACGTTCGTCCCAATTTTAGACAACTCACAAACACAAAATGTTGGTGATATTGCGGTAGACTGGAAAACAAGAACCATTTGGGTGGGAACAGGAGAGAATAATGCCTCACGATCGTCTTATGCAGGGATCGGGTTGTTAAAATCTACCGATAATGGAGTGACATGGTCGCATATGGGCTTACCAGACTCGCATCATATTGGACGTATTTTATTGAACCCTGGTGATCCAACTGAGATCGTTGTTGGTGTAACAGGTCATTTATACTCTTCAAATAAAAATAGAGGGATTTATAAAAGTAAAGATGGAGGAAAAACCTGGGAGCAAACATTGTTTGTAGATGCTACAAGCGGTATAATTGATCTGCAATATGCGCCTAATAACTTTAATGTGATGTTTGCCACTTCATGGACTAAAGAGAGAAAAGCATGGAATTTTGGTGGTAGTGGAAACAATTCAGCGATTTATAAAAGCACAGATGCTGGCGATACGTGGACAAAAGTATCTACTGAAGCAAGCGGTTTTCCTTTAGGGAACGGTGTGGGCAGAATAGGATTGGCACTTTACGATGATAAGACGATTTATGCCATTCACGATAGTCAATTCCGAAGACCTTCCGAAGAGAAAAAAGAAGACACTAGAGGGCTGCAAAAAGAGGATTTTAAAACGATGGATACTGAAACGTTTTTAAATCTTGAGGATAAAAAGCTCAATGGGTTTTTGAAAACCAATGGCTTTCAAGAAAAATACCGTGCTGAAAATGTAAAACAAATGGTGCGCAGTGGCAATGTGAAACCAGTTGATTTAGCACACTATCTAGAAGATGCTAATACGATGTTGTTTGATACGCCCGTAATTGGTGCTGAGGTTTATAAAAGTACGGATGGCGGAAAGACATGGCAAAAAACACATGAGGGCTATTTAGATGACTTGTATTATAGCTACGGCTATTATTTTGGACATATTTATGTTGCTCCAGATAATAGCGATAACATTTATGTATATGGTGTGCCTATTTTAAAATCTAAAGATGGCGGAAAGACATTTACTTCTATTAGTGCAGAAAATGTACATGCAGACCATCACGCGTTATGGATAAACCCTAAAAACACAAACCACTTGATTAATGGTAACGAT
It contains:
- a CDS encoding aspartate kinase, which translates into the protein MLVLKFGGTSVGSVENMTRVKNIINDGEKKVVVLSAMSGTTNALVTISEFIKNGELEQAVLKIEVLHDSYKKTVSSLISNPFLVIEAKAYVNTIFSGLRALSNTPYSVLSYNKIVAQGELLSTFLFSRFLFQDHKKVALLPALDFMRIDDNNEPDMAYIKQNLNRMLNEVADADIYITQGFICLDTEERISNLQRGGSDYTATIIGAAIGAQEVQIWTDIDGFHNNDPRFVEKTKAISNLSFDEAAELAYFGAKVLHPQTVMPVRELNIPVRLKNTLSPDSFGTLITNQIHGEGIKAIAAKDGITAIKIKSARMLQAYGFLKKVFEIFETYQTSIDMVTTSEIAVSLTIDNDTHLEAIVEALKKVAHVEVDDFMSIVCLVGNNIIYHQDTPQLFQILQDVNVRMIAYGGSNNNISLLVNTSDKQETLRKLQRYVFENSDRLVFS
- a CDS encoding aminopeptidase P family protein, with the protein product MKYHKIDSKLFIKNRKNFAAQMQAKSLAVFNSNDIYPIGADSTMPFEQSRDIFYLSGVDQEESILVLFPDCPNEKHREILFLSETNDHIAVWEGEKLTKDAAFETSGIKTVYWLKEMEKIMFEIMTQAETVYINTNEHYRANVETETREDRFTKWLKNKYPAHRVAKSNPILQRLRSVKDQIEIDLMQQACDITEKGFRRVLGFVKPGVWEFEIEAEFMHEFLRNRSKKFAYTPIVASGNNANVLHYIENNQQCKAGDLILLDVGAEYANYSSDMSRTIPVSGKFTDRQKQVYNAVNRVKNDATKLLVPGTLWAEYHVEVGKLMTKELLDLGLLDKADVKNENPDWPAYKKYFMHGTSHHIGLDTHDYGILTEPMKEDMVFTVEPGIYIPEEGFGIRLEDDLVIQKNGEPFNLMRNIPIEVEEIEDIMNS